One part of the Sorangiineae bacterium MSr11954 genome encodes these proteins:
- a CDS encoding TetR/AcrR family transcriptional regulator, with protein MPKRKLPPLLPNKVPRQARSQRTYDDIVEAGARLLLKSGYEALTTNHVAEEAGVGIASVYEYFPNKQAIVAAVVTHVVSEMVGEFRESLAEAMGSEPQEALRMWLRTMFRAVERRKAIITVFVREVPFLLEIPAVESLSARLLELAQSAAVLARKPLIVEHAAAVSYLMTVMVQAAVLGSVIRRPAHLGQEELRETLTKLLIELLA; from the coding sequence ATGCCCAAGCGTAAACTTCCGCCTCTTTTACCGAACAAAGTGCCTCGTCAGGCGCGCTCGCAGCGAACGTACGACGACATCGTGGAGGCGGGTGCTCGGCTTCTCCTCAAGTCGGGCTACGAAGCGCTCACGACCAATCACGTGGCCGAGGAAGCGGGCGTGGGCATTGCGTCCGTGTACGAGTACTTTCCGAACAAGCAAGCCATCGTGGCGGCGGTGGTGACCCACGTCGTCTCCGAGATGGTGGGCGAGTTTCGGGAGTCGCTGGCCGAGGCGATGGGCTCGGAGCCGCAGGAGGCGCTTCGCATGTGGCTTCGTACGATGTTTCGCGCGGTGGAGCGCCGCAAGGCCATCATCACCGTCTTCGTTCGGGAGGTGCCTTTTTTATTGGAGATCCCGGCCGTCGAATCGCTGAGCGCGCGCTTGCTCGAGCTCGCGCAGAGCGCGGCGGTGCTGGCGCGGAAGCCGTTGATCGTGGAGCACGCGGCGGCGGTGAGCTACTTGATGACCGTGATGGTCCAAGCGGCGGTGCTGGGATCGGTCATTCGTCGGCCGGCGCACCTCGGCCAAGAGGAGCTGCGGGAGACGCTGACCAAGCTCTTGATCGAGTTGCTCGCGTGA
- a CDS encoding glutathione S-transferase family protein encodes MNDSKRLLIGEDFSPWTEKACWALDHRRVTYTFRQYQPMLDEPGLRLRTKNFKEKATVPALLDGPRILRDSFAIARYAEEIGEGPSLFPEPHAQDIAAWNERSESALRAGRALFLVRLENDPAAQTDNVPGFVPAAVRPLVRPVVRTGISYLRRKHGVDDEAIARARGHLEETLSSLRAALAGGSRYLFGRFTYADVAMAVVCQFIHPVADRYIRLAPANRACWAEETLARSFRDILDWRDALYAEHRTICRS; translated from the coding sequence GTGAACGACTCCAAGCGGCTGCTGATCGGCGAAGACTTCTCCCCGTGGACCGAAAAGGCGTGCTGGGCGCTCGACCACCGGCGGGTGACATACACCTTCCGGCAATACCAGCCGATGCTGGACGAGCCGGGCTTGCGGCTGCGGACCAAGAACTTCAAAGAGAAGGCCACGGTGCCTGCGCTCCTCGACGGACCGCGCATCCTCCGCGACTCGTTTGCGATCGCGCGCTACGCGGAGGAAATCGGCGAGGGCCCGTCTTTGTTTCCCGAGCCGCACGCGCAGGACATCGCCGCATGGAACGAGCGCAGCGAATCGGCCCTTCGCGCAGGGCGCGCGCTCTTTCTCGTGCGCCTGGAGAACGATCCCGCGGCGCAAACCGACAATGTGCCGGGCTTCGTCCCCGCGGCGGTTCGGCCGCTCGTGCGCCCCGTGGTGCGAACGGGGATCTCTTATTTGCGGCGCAAGCACGGTGTCGACGACGAAGCCATCGCTCGGGCGCGCGGGCACCTCGAGGAGACGCTGTCATCGCTCCGCGCCGCCTTGGCGGGTGGCTCCAGGTACCTCTTCGGACGATTCACGTACGCGGACGTGGCGATGGCCGTCGTATGCCAATTCATCCACCCCGTGGCCGATCGATACATCCGCCTGGCCCCGGCGAACCGCGCGTGCTGGGCGGAGGAGACCCTCGCGCGATCGTTCCGCGACATCCTCGACTGGCGGGACGCGCTCTATGCGGAGCATCGGACGATTTGTCGCTCGTAG
- a CDS encoding LysE family translocator — translation MLTLPQFTAFLAAAILITLSPGPDNLMVLSLGASQGRRQGMAFGFGCAIGCLSHTLLAVLGVSALIAASAIAFTALKTVGGLYLIWLGWNAIRSRGSSLPSDEVETAPAPLGTLFRRGLLANAINPKVVLFFLSFLPQFVDTARGHVGLQTALLGVTFTVQGALIFGTLGYFAGAIGQGLRRRPTTAMWLDRVAGSIFIALGIKLAVSR, via the coding sequence ATGTTGACCCTCCCCCAATTCACCGCATTCCTCGCCGCCGCCATTCTCATCACGCTGTCGCCGGGACCCGATAATTTAATGGTCCTGAGCCTCGGCGCCTCCCAGGGACGCCGCCAGGGGATGGCCTTTGGATTCGGCTGCGCCATTGGATGTTTGAGTCATACGTTGCTGGCCGTTCTCGGCGTGAGCGCCTTGATTGCGGCGTCGGCCATCGCGTTTACCGCGCTGAAGACCGTTGGCGGGCTCTACTTGATTTGGCTTGGATGGAACGCCATCCGCAGCCGCGGCAGCAGCCTTCCCTCCGACGAGGTCGAGACGGCGCCCGCTCCCCTCGGCACGTTGTTTCGCCGCGGGCTGTTGGCGAATGCCATCAACCCCAAAGTGGTGCTCTTTTTTCTGAGCTTTCTACCGCAGTTCGTCGATACGGCACGCGGTCACGTGGGGCTGCAGACCGCGTTGCTCGGCGTGACCTTCACGGTCCAAGGTGCGTTGATCTTCGGCACCCTCGGATATTTCGCGGGCGCCATTGGGCAAGGGCTTCGGCGGCGGCCGACCACGGCCATGTGGCTCGATCGGGTGGCCGGCTCCATCTTCATCGCGCTCGGTATCAAGCTCGCGGTCTCGCGCTAG
- a CDS encoding ATP-binding protein has protein sequence MGRKDLTSQADLTKALDALERDPHLRKPAAQIQRLLHDLQVHQVELEMQNRELREAHAQLEESRSRYADLFDFAPVGYCTFDRTGRIQEANLTAAGLFGTPRANVIGRQLSGLVALKDERAFRAHLQMCFTERVRVTTEVTFSVRNTNTRLTVQVVSVPLIDAGGEVMGCRTTLADITGLKYSESMLRFLADASEILASSMDAESTLGRVVHLAVPILADICFLDILVDGKAFRRVKVAWADPKRRPMLEVIKARVPDIKAGALQAQVVRSGKPYVGSAMSAAMMAHLPPQLGPIAKSILVVPLKVRERTLGVLTFIMAESGRHYSARELSVAQDVARRAAMCLERAELYAASCDAVRSRDDILAIVSHDLRDPLNGIMLAASSAQSWLEERNDTDDALNLLHMVTRSANRMTRLIAELLDWSSIQSGHLSIRKRHCSVAELFADVREMFSPTAQDKHIELVVTDAPDSSPVSCDKERVLQVLSNLISNAIKFTPRGGVIHVAAAEGEGELRLSVSDSGPGITKERLPHVFERFWQAEETAVKGRGLGLFIAKGIVEAHGGRIWAESEWGKGATFCMTLPMIGPDPRDSARASHPASGIEELAKGEGSADEATGASDGSIFLVDDDKDMRELFTNVLEKDGYSVVACENGSEALHHLHAGRRPLLILLDIQMPVMDGWTCMNELHKNASFSRIPTIVISSPEFQQQASSLGAGFLEKPLRIERLRELVDRYRAADASRA, from the coding sequence ATGGGGCGAAAGGACCTCACGTCACAAGCGGATCTGACGAAAGCGCTGGACGCACTCGAGCGCGACCCTCATCTGCGAAAACCGGCGGCTCAGATTCAGCGCCTCCTTCACGATTTGCAGGTTCATCAGGTCGAGTTGGAGATGCAGAATCGCGAGCTGCGCGAGGCGCACGCGCAGCTCGAAGAGTCACGCAGCCGTTACGCCGATCTCTTCGACTTCGCCCCCGTGGGTTACTGCACGTTCGACAGGACGGGACGTATTCAGGAAGCGAATCTCACCGCGGCGGGGCTTTTTGGCACACCGCGCGCCAATGTCATTGGGCGCCAGCTCTCGGGGCTGGTCGCCTTGAAAGACGAACGCGCATTTCGCGCCCATCTTCAGATGTGCTTCACGGAACGCGTGCGCGTGACCACGGAGGTGACGTTCTCCGTGCGAAACACCAACACGCGGCTCACCGTGCAAGTGGTCTCCGTACCGCTCATCGACGCCGGCGGTGAGGTGATGGGTTGTCGCACCACGCTCGCAGACATCACGGGTCTCAAGTACTCGGAGAGCATGTTGCGCTTCTTGGCCGACGCGAGCGAAATCCTTGCGTCGTCGATGGATGCCGAGAGCACGCTCGGGCGGGTCGTCCATCTGGCCGTGCCCATCCTGGCCGATATTTGCTTTCTGGACATCCTGGTCGACGGCAAAGCCTTCCGGCGCGTCAAGGTGGCGTGGGCGGACCCAAAGCGGCGCCCGATGCTGGAGGTCATCAAGGCCAGGGTCCCCGATATCAAGGCGGGTGCGCTGCAAGCGCAGGTGGTGCGCTCCGGCAAGCCGTACGTAGGGTCGGCCATGTCGGCGGCCATGATGGCCCATCTTCCGCCGCAGCTCGGACCCATTGCGAAATCGATCCTCGTCGTGCCCCTGAAGGTGCGCGAGCGCACCTTGGGCGTGCTCACGTTCATCATGGCCGAATCCGGGCGTCACTACTCCGCGCGCGAGCTGAGCGTGGCCCAAGACGTCGCGCGCCGCGCGGCGATGTGCCTCGAGCGCGCCGAGCTCTATGCCGCGTCGTGCGACGCCGTTCGTTCGCGCGACGACATCTTGGCGATCGTGTCCCACGATTTGAGGGATCCGCTCAACGGCATCATGCTGGCCGCGTCGAGCGCGCAGTCATGGCTCGAAGAGCGCAACGACACGGACGATGCGCTGAACTTGCTGCATATGGTCACCCGATCCGCCAACAGGATGACCCGGCTGATCGCCGAGCTGCTCGATTGGAGCAGCATTCAGTCGGGGCACCTCTCCATTCGAAAGCGCCATTGCTCCGTGGCCGAGCTCTTCGCCGACGTGCGCGAGATGTTCTCCCCGACCGCGCAAGACAAGCACATCGAGCTGGTCGTCACCGACGCCCCCGACTCCTCTCCCGTGTCGTGCGACAAGGAGCGCGTGCTGCAGGTCTTGTCGAACCTGATCTCCAATGCCATCAAGTTCACCCCCCGCGGCGGCGTGATCCACGTGGCCGCCGCCGAGGGCGAGGGGGAGCTGCGCCTCTCGGTGTCCGACTCGGGGCCGGGCATCACCAAGGAGCGCCTGCCGCACGTGTTCGAGCGTTTCTGGCAAGCCGAGGAGACGGCGGTCAAAGGGCGCGGTCTCGGTCTCTTCATCGCCAAAGGCATCGTCGAGGCGCACGGCGGCCGAATTTGGGCCGAGAGCGAGTGGGGAAAGGGCGCCACCTTCTGCATGACGTTGCCCATGATCGGGCCCGACCCGAGGGATTCGGCGCGCGCCAGCCATCCGGCCAGCGGCATCGAGGAGCTCGCCAAGGGCGAGGGCAGCGCGGACGAAGCGACGGGCGCTTCGGACGGATCGATCTTTCTGGTCGACGACGACAAGGACATGCGCGAGCTCTTCACCAACGTGTTGGAGAAGGACGGCTACTCCGTCGTTGCCTGTGAAAATGGCTCCGAGGCGCTCCACCATTTGCACGCGGGGCGCAGGCCGCTGCTCATCCTCCTCGATATCCAAATGCCGGTCATGGATGGCTGGACGTGCATGAACGAGCTCCATAAAAATGCGAGCTTCTCGCGCATCCCGACCATCGTGATTTCGAGCCCGGAGTTTCAGCAACAAGCCTCGTCGCTCGGCGCGGGGTTTCTGGAGAAACCCTTGCGCATCGAGCGCCTGCGCGAGCTGGTCGATCGCTACCGCGCGGCCGACGCCTCCCGCGCCTGA
- a CDS encoding PAS domain-containing protein has protein sequence MVDADSQSPAGSSDDDVSDVAASAKKSEDDGSDFFIVGIGASAGGIEALTELVEHISFDHLALVVVQHLAPEQESYLAPLLSRNATIDVVTVEDGMRVAANCIYVIPPGANLALLQGVLHLMPHSTAPGPAVAIDFFFRSLAEDQGARAVGVVLSGTGADGTLGLKAIKEAGGITMAQDPATAKYDGMPRSALASGVVDFCLGPRALANELMSIGSHPYITERRPPRPKAEVENIAKLVLLIRSVTGNDLTYYKPSTIERRIERRLALHKIERLADYIKFAQSNHDEVRALYKDILISVTSFFRDPAVFDVLKSQVFPRITENNKRTSPPLRIWIPACSTGEEPYSIAIALLEYLDDRAHDYRIQIFATDVDETSVNVARRGIYPQNITLDVSPERLRRFFVKKDADYQICRRVRDMIVFSSHNITKDAPFSRLDLVSCRNLLIYLQPVMQKKVLRILHYSLNPNAYLLLGTSESVGDSPDLFSLVDRKNKVYAAKHVPTQTSLDVGFGTILREPPLSNQPTSGARPILNIAALADRKVLDTYGPPGVVINENLEILHFRGRTGSFFEPAPGAASLNILRLARPELQPDIRRTIHQAIKENARVSTPSKITEDGKIRSLMVEAIPIVEPETKSKCIIVSFCDVIEREVRAVEAEAAAAPVATHAQEARLQDVERELTVTREYLQSIVEELESANEELKSSNEELQSSNEELQSTNEELETSKEELQSANEELTTVNDELQTRMLEQQLTNDDLHNVLNSVDSILVITGLDMRIRRFTYAAEKHFNLLPGDVGRSVSHLNPFLGGLKLDAVGAEVIETLVPFNREVQASDQRWYIVRVTPYKTLEHSITGVVISLNDIDVRHRALQLGQDVAEYAGTFLDVIGHALLIIDGKTKVVWANRNFYPIFRLEPDRVIGKSFAELPVGPWSTKRLQEFLEGALVTGGAFRDVHISYPFGDELKSVRVSGSRMPPMNGDTGLILLSFEDGP, from the coding sequence ATGGTTGACGCGGATTCCCAATCTCCCGCAGGCTCGAGCGACGATGACGTGTCGGACGTCGCCGCGTCGGCAAAAAAGTCGGAAGACGACGGCTCGGACTTCTTCATCGTCGGCATCGGGGCGTCGGCCGGCGGCATCGAGGCGCTCACGGAGCTGGTGGAGCACATCTCCTTCGATCACCTGGCGCTGGTGGTCGTCCAGCACCTGGCGCCCGAGCAGGAGAGCTACCTCGCGCCGCTCCTCTCGCGGAACGCCACCATCGACGTGGTGACCGTCGAGGACGGGATGCGCGTCGCGGCCAACTGCATTTACGTCATCCCGCCCGGCGCGAACCTCGCCCTCCTCCAGGGCGTCCTTCATCTCATGCCGCACAGCACCGCGCCGGGCCCCGCGGTCGCCATCGACTTCTTCTTCCGCTCCCTGGCCGAGGATCAAGGCGCGCGCGCGGTCGGGGTCGTTCTGTCGGGCACCGGAGCCGATGGCACGCTCGGGCTCAAGGCCATCAAAGAGGCGGGCGGAATCACCATGGCCCAGGATCCCGCCACCGCGAAATACGATGGAATGCCGCGCAGCGCCTTGGCGAGCGGGGTGGTGGATTTCTGCCTGGGACCCCGGGCTCTCGCGAACGAGCTGATGAGCATCGGCAGCCACCCGTACATCACCGAGCGCCGCCCGCCGCGCCCGAAGGCCGAGGTGGAGAACATCGCAAAGCTCGTCCTCCTCATCCGCTCGGTGACCGGCAACGATCTCACGTATTACAAGCCGAGCACCATCGAGCGGCGCATCGAGCGGCGCCTGGCCCTGCACAAGATCGAACGCCTCGCCGACTACATCAAATTCGCGCAGTCCAACCACGACGAAGTGCGTGCGCTCTACAAGGATATCCTCATCAGCGTCACTAGCTTCTTCCGCGATCCGGCGGTCTTCGACGTCTTGAAGAGCCAGGTGTTCCCCCGCATCACGGAGAACAACAAGAGAACGAGCCCGCCTCTCCGGATCTGGATCCCCGCGTGCTCGACCGGCGAGGAGCCGTACTCGATCGCCATCGCGCTCCTCGAATATCTGGACGACCGCGCGCACGATTACCGCATTCAAATCTTCGCGACCGACGTCGACGAGACCTCCGTCAACGTCGCGCGTCGCGGGATTTACCCGCAGAACATCACGCTCGACGTCTCCCCCGAGCGGCTGCGCCGGTTCTTCGTGAAGAAGGACGCCGATTATCAGATCTGCCGGCGCGTGCGCGACATGATCGTCTTCTCTTCGCACAACATCACCAAAGACGCGCCGTTCTCCCGGCTCGATCTGGTCAGCTGCCGCAACCTGCTCATCTATCTGCAGCCGGTCATGCAGAAGAAGGTGCTGCGTATTCTTCATTATTCGCTCAACCCGAACGCGTATCTCTTGCTCGGCACCTCGGAGAGCGTCGGCGACTCGCCGGATCTCTTTTCCCTCGTGGATCGTAAAAACAAAGTATACGCTGCCAAACACGTCCCCACGCAGACGTCGCTCGACGTCGGTTTCGGGACCATTTTACGGGAGCCGCCATTGTCGAATCAGCCGACGTCCGGCGCACGGCCCATCCTAAACATCGCGGCCTTGGCCGATCGCAAGGTCCTCGACACCTACGGCCCGCCTGGCGTCGTCATCAACGAGAATCTGGAGATTCTGCACTTCCGAGGACGCACGGGCTCCTTCTTCGAGCCGGCGCCGGGGGCGGCGAGCTTGAACATCCTTCGCTTGGCCAGGCCCGAGCTCCAACCCGACATCCGCCGAACGATTCACCAAGCGATCAAAGAAAACGCTCGGGTCAGCACGCCCTCCAAGATCACGGAGGATGGCAAAATACGCTCGCTCATGGTGGAGGCGATCCCCATCGTCGAGCCCGAGACCAAATCGAAGTGCATCATCGTGTCCTTTTGCGACGTGATCGAGCGGGAGGTGCGGGCGGTGGAGGCCGAGGCCGCGGCCGCGCCGGTGGCGACCCATGCGCAGGAAGCGCGTCTTCAAGACGTGGAGAGGGAGCTCACGGTCACCCGGGAGTACCTCCAGAGCATCGTCGAAGAGCTCGAGAGCGCCAACGAGGAGCTCAAATCGTCCAACGAAGAGCTCCAGTCTTCGAACGAAGAGCTCCAGAGCACGAACGAAGAGCTCGAGACATCGAAGGAAGAGCTCCAATCGGCCAACGAGGAGCTCACCACCGTCAATGACGAGCTTCAGACGCGGATGCTCGAACAGCAACTCACCAACGACGATCTGCACAATGTCTTGAACAGTGTGGACAGCATCCTCGTCATCACCGGCCTCGACATGCGCATCCGGCGCTTCACGTATGCCGCGGAGAAGCATTTCAATCTGCTCCCCGGCGACGTGGGGCGCTCCGTCAGCCACTTGAACCCATTTCTCGGTGGGCTGAAGCTCGATGCGGTGGGCGCAGAGGTCATCGAGACGCTCGTGCCCTTCAACCGCGAGGTGCAGGCGAGCGATCAGCGATGGTACATCGTCCGCGTCACGCCCTACAAAACCCTGGAGCACTCCATCACGGGCGTGGTCATCAGTCTGAACGACATCGATGTTCGACACCGTGCGTTGCAGCTCGGCCAAGACGTGGCGGAGTACGCGGGCACGTTCCTCGATGTCATCGGGCATGCGCTGCTCATCATCGATGGGAAAACGAAGGTCGTTTGGGCGAATCGGAATTTTTATCCCATCTTTCGATTGGAGCCCGATCGCGTCATTGGAAAATCGTTCGCCGAGCTGCCGGTTGGCCCCTGGTCCACGAAGAGGTTGCAAGAGTTCCTGGAAGGCGCTCTAGTAACGGGCGGGGCATTCCGCGACGTTCACATCTCTTATCCGTTTGGCGATGAGCTGAAATCCGTTCGCGTCAGCGGGAGTCGCATGCCGCCCATGAACGGAGATACGGGGCTCATTCTGCTGTCGTTCGAGGACGGCCCGTAG
- a CDS encoding chemotaxis protein CheB: MITHDLVVIGGSAGSLEPLRTIVGALGGFRGTVLIAVHAYPNARSHLLPGLLASLGTLSVTHARDGDPLAPGTVLVAPPARHLIVEPGRVRLTTGPRENGTRPAIDPLFRTAARSYGARVVGVLLSGHLDDGTYGLAIIKSHGGRTIVQKPSTARHPDMPESGMHNVRVDAVLSPEEIGPRLCELANTPIMEETTMGRLGSKGAPLDRIAHDEGIAGERHATVLSCPECHGVMMRLERPDLLHFECQIGHAASPLSLEAAQATEVTGSLESARRGLREQALLAYMMAERARGNRDIEGAAELEERAHAYEKNADAIEGILSKVQRFGHGRAPNDGDLPG; this comes from the coding sequence ATGATCACGCATGACTTGGTCGTCATCGGTGGCTCCGCGGGCTCCCTGGAGCCTCTGCGCACGATCGTGGGGGCGCTCGGGGGCTTTCGGGGGACCGTGCTCATCGCCGTGCATGCGTACCCGAACGCCCGAAGCCACCTCCTTCCGGGTCTGCTCGCGAGCCTGGGAACGTTGTCCGTGACCCACGCGCGCGATGGAGACCCCCTCGCGCCCGGTACGGTCCTCGTGGCGCCGCCCGCGCGGCACCTCATCGTGGAGCCCGGGCGGGTGCGTCTCACGACGGGGCCTCGGGAGAATGGGACACGTCCGGCCATCGATCCGCTGTTTCGCACGGCCGCGCGCAGCTATGGGGCGCGGGTGGTGGGCGTTTTGCTCTCGGGCCACCTCGACGATGGCACCTACGGCCTCGCCATCATCAAGTCGCATGGGGGCCGCACCATCGTGCAGAAGCCTTCGACGGCCCGTCACCCCGATATGCCCGAGAGCGGTATGCACAACGTTCGCGTCGACGCCGTGCTCTCCCCGGAAGAAATAGGACCTCGCCTTTGCGAGCTTGCCAATACACCCATTATGGAGGAAACGACGATGGGTCGACTCGGATCCAAGGGAGCTCCGCTCGATCGCATTGCGCACGACGAGGGGATCGCGGGCGAGCGCCACGCGACCGTATTGTCCTGCCCCGAGTGCCACGGCGTGATGATGCGGCTGGAACGGCCGGATCTGCTCCATTTCGAGTGCCAGATCGGGCACGCGGCGTCGCCGCTGTCGCTGGAGGCCGCCCAGGCGACGGAGGTGACGGGCTCGCTGGAGTCCGCGAGGCGCGGGTTGCGCGAACAAGCGCTGCTCGCGTACATGATGGCCGAGCGCGCGCGTGGCAATCGCGATATCGAGGGCGCGGCCGAGCTCGAGGAGCGGGCCCACGCGTACGAGAAGAACGCCGACGCGATCGAGGGCATCCTCTCGAAGGTTCAACGATTCGGCCATGGCCGCGCTCCAAACGACGGCGATTTACCGGGATAG